One stretch of Cohnella algarum DNA includes these proteins:
- the rfbD gene encoding dTDP-4-dehydrorhamnose reductase, translated as MSGNALTLLVTGANGQLGQELVHMSSDRVRLVGYGRDRLDITDLKQCREALAAVRPDAVIHAAAYTAVDKAEAEPDEAYRVNALGTRNLAIAAREQGAKLCYVSTDYVFNGRGTSPYNEYDNTDPQSVYGKSKRAGEALLQSLSDRYFIVRTSWVYGKYGNNFVKTMLKLAAERDSVTVVEDQIGSPTYTYDLAKFLIELAQTEAYGIYHASNTGVCSWYEFARAIFEESGIAIRTEPCTTEQFPRPAPRPAYSVMDHAAIRQNGLTDLRPWREALRAFLKELEG; from the coding sequence ATGAGCGGGAATGCGTTAACGCTGCTTGTCACCGGAGCGAACGGCCAGTTAGGGCAAGAACTCGTGCACATGAGTAGCGACCGGGTTCGCCTCGTCGGCTATGGCCGGGATCGACTGGACATTACGGACCTAAAGCAGTGCCGCGAAGCGTTGGCAGCCGTTCGCCCGGATGCCGTTATCCACGCCGCCGCCTATACGGCGGTGGATAAAGCGGAGGCCGAGCCGGACGAGGCTTATCGGGTCAATGCGCTCGGTACCCGCAACCTGGCGATCGCGGCCCGCGAGCAAGGCGCCAAGCTTTGCTATGTGAGCACCGACTACGTTTTTAACGGCAGAGGCACTTCGCCTTACAACGAGTACGACAACACCGACCCGCAATCGGTGTACGGGAAGTCCAAACGTGCGGGAGAGGCGCTGCTTCAATCGCTTTCTGACCGTTATTTTATCGTGAGAACGTCCTGGGTATACGGCAAGTACGGGAACAATTTCGTCAAGACGATGCTGAAGCTTGCGGCCGAGCGGGATTCCGTGACGGTGGTCGAGGATCAGATCGGTTCGCCCACCTATACGTACGACCTGGCGAAATTCCTGATCGAGCTTGCACAAACCGAAGCGTACGGGATTTATCACGCGTCGAATACGGGAGTTTGCTCCTGGTACGAGTTCGCGCGGGCGATTTTTGAAGAGAGTGGAATCGCGATCCGCACCGAGCCTTGCACGACGGAACAATTCCCGCGTCCGGCGCCGCGCCCGGCCTATTCGGTCATGGATCATGCAGCGATTCGCCAAAACGGACTTACGGACTTGCGGCCCTGGCGCGAGGCGCTTCGCGCGTTTCTCAAGGAACTTGAGGGTTAG
- the rfbB gene encoding dTDP-glucose 4,6-dehydratase, producing the protein MKLLVTGGAGFIGSNFVHYVLREHSEDIVINVDSLTYAGNLENLRSVEGNPNYKFAKIDITDRKALEPLFEQGVDVVVNFAAESHVDRSILEPDVFVKTNILGTQTLLELAKQYKIRKFVQVSTDEVYGTLGETGLFSETTPLAPNSPYSASKAGADLLVRAYHETFGLPVNITRCSNNYGPYQFPEKLIPLMIQNALEDKPLPVYGDGLNVRDWLYVEDHCSAIDLVIRKGVNGEVYNVGGNNERTNIQVVQTILNELNKPESLITYVTDRLGHDRRYAIDATKIRNELGWNPKFNYESGIVETIRWYLSNKEWMEQVRSGAYKAYYEKQYGERLGG; encoded by the coding sequence ATGAAGTTACTCGTGACCGGCGGAGCCGGTTTTATCGGAAGCAACTTCGTGCATTATGTGCTGCGGGAGCATTCGGAAGATATCGTCATCAACGTAGACAGTTTGACTTATGCGGGCAATTTGGAAAACCTCCGTTCAGTCGAGGGAAATCCGAATTATAAGTTCGCGAAGATAGATATTACCGATCGCAAGGCGCTTGAGCCTTTGTTCGAGCAGGGCGTCGACGTGGTCGTCAACTTCGCGGCGGAGTCGCATGTGGACCGCAGCATTCTGGAGCCGGACGTCTTCGTGAAAACGAATATTCTCGGCACGCAAACGCTGCTCGAGCTGGCCAAGCAATACAAAATCCGGAAGTTCGTTCAAGTGTCCACCGACGAAGTGTACGGGACGCTGGGCGAAACCGGACTGTTCTCCGAGACGACGCCGCTCGCTCCGAACAGTCCTTACTCGGCGAGCAAAGCGGGAGCGGACTTGCTTGTTCGCGCCTACCACGAGACGTTCGGCCTGCCGGTGAACATCACCCGCTGTTCGAACAACTACGGGCCGTATCAATTCCCGGAAAAGCTCATCCCGCTCATGATCCAGAACGCGCTTGAGGATAAGCCGCTGCCGGTGTACGGCGACGGGCTCAACGTGCGCGACTGGCTGTACGTCGAGGATCATTGCAGCGCGATTGATCTGGTCATTCGCAAAGGCGTCAACGGAGAAGTTTACAACGTCGGCGGCAACAATGAGCGGACGAATATCCAAGTCGTCCAAACGATTCTGAACGAATTGAACAAGCCGGAATCGCTCATTACTTACGTAACGGATCGTTTGGGGCACGATCGCCGCTATGCGATCGACGCGACCAAAATCCGCAACGAGCTCGGCTGGAATCCGAAATTCAACTACGAGTCCGGCATCGTGGAGACGATTCGTTGGTATTTGAGCAACAAGGAATGGATGGAGCAGGTTCGTTCGGGCGCATATAAGGCATACTACGAAAAGCAGTACGGGGAACGGCTGGGAGGCTGA
- a CDS encoding sugar phosphate nucleotidyltransferase, with product MKGIILAGGTGSRLFPLTKVTNKHLLPIGRYPMIFHSIAKLKEANITDILIVTGKEHMGDVVNLLGSGREMGVTFTYKVQDEAGGIAQALGLAEQFVGNDSMIVILGDNVFSDSIAPYVDSFRKQEKGAKILIQKVPDPNRYGVPELNGTRIVSIEEKPLRPKSQFAVTGIYMFDARVFDIIRTLKPSKRGELEITDVNNAYISKNELLYDILQGWWTDAGTYDSYRKANELAKDILFDDGFATIKG from the coding sequence ATGAAAGGCATTATACTTGCTGGAGGGACCGGTTCAAGGTTGTTTCCTCTTACCAAGGTCACAAATAAACATCTTCTCCCTATAGGCAGATACCCCATGATTTTTCACTCCATTGCAAAGTTAAAAGAAGCAAATATTACCGACATTCTTATAGTTACTGGCAAGGAACACATGGGCGATGTTGTTAACTTGCTCGGGAGCGGTCGGGAGATGGGCGTTACGTTTACTTATAAAGTGCAAGATGAAGCAGGGGGCATCGCTCAAGCGTTGGGTCTTGCGGAGCAATTCGTCGGCAATGACTCCATGATCGTTATCTTAGGAGACAATGTGTTTTCCGATAGCATTGCACCATATGTAGACAGTTTTCGCAAACAGGAGAAAGGAGCGAAAATTCTTATCCAGAAAGTGCCAGATCCGAATAGATACGGAGTGCCTGAATTGAATGGAACCAGGATTGTATCTATCGAGGAAAAGCCGTTGCGGCCGAAGAGCCAATTTGCAGTTACCGGCATATATATGTTTGATGCGCGCGTCTTCGACATTATTCGTACGTTGAAGCCGTCCAAACGCGGAGAACTGGAAATTACAGACGTCAACAACGCGTACATTTCCAAAAATGAGTTGTTGTATGATATCCTACAGGGATGGTGGACCGATGCAGGGACTTACGATTCCTACCGAAAGGCAAATGAATTAGCCAAGGATATCCTTTTTGACGACGGGTTCGCAACGATTAAAGGATAG
- a CDS encoding decaprenyl-phosphate phosphoribosyltransferase: MDSRTVILKEAKTNVFIEILKELRPKQWTKNLLVFASAIFAGEFLNYFVFANAFLAFISFCLMASTIYIINDLVDIEKDKLHPEKCHRPIASGAISVPTAIIVGILTFIASILLSFFINTYMVGVLLLYFIINLLYSFRLKHVVIIDVMIIALGFVLRTVAGALAVGGVLTSWFILCTLGLSLFLALGKRRHELELFNEDPTRRRKVLDFYTVNLLDQLMGIITAVLIMFYSMYAAEQGQAMMLTIPIVLYGVFRYYYLIHIEKSGGKPEDILTNDRHILLTVIIFAVSIIVIKQFL, translated from the coding sequence TTGGATTCTCGCACGGTTATCCTTAAAGAAGCGAAGACAAATGTTTTTATTGAGATTCTTAAAGAATTGCGGCCCAAACAATGGACAAAAAATTTACTCGTCTTTGCGTCAGCAATTTTTGCGGGGGAGTTTTTGAATTACTTTGTCTTTGCAAATGCTTTTCTTGCATTTATTTCGTTTTGTTTAATGGCAAGTACAATTTATATTATTAATGACTTGGTAGATATTGAAAAGGATAAGCTGCACCCAGAAAAGTGTCACAGACCAATAGCTTCGGGAGCAATCTCCGTTCCAACGGCTATAATTGTAGGAATTCTCACCTTTATAGCGTCCATCCTATTATCATTTTTTATTAATACGTATATGGTCGGTGTATTACTGTTATATTTTATTATCAATCTGCTTTATAGTTTTCGCTTGAAGCATGTGGTTATTATTGATGTGATGATTATTGCTTTAGGCTTTGTTTTACGGACCGTTGCGGGTGCTCTGGCGGTAGGAGGAGTGCTGACTTCATGGTTTATATTATGTACGCTGGGCCTATCTTTATTTCTGGCATTGGGTAAACGCCGGCATGAACTCGAACTATTTAACGAGGACCCGACCAGACGAAGAAAAGTACTTGATTTTTATACTGTCAATTTACTTGACCAGCTAATGGGGATTATAACTGCGGTATTAATTATGTTTTACTCCATGTATGCTGCCGAACAGGGACAAGCCATGATGTTAACCATTCCTATCGTGCTGTACGGGGTATTTCGTTATTATTATCTTATTCATATTGAAAAATCAGGAGGAAAACCTGAGGATATACTTACAAACGATCGGCATATTCTTTTGACTGTCATTATTTTTGCTGTTAGCATTATAGTTATTAAGCAGTTTTTATAA
- a CDS encoding divergent PAP2 family protein has protein sequence MYYFFAPVIGWIIAGVIKYLINYIRHGKEAKRLIGNGGFPSNHTTTVTSVTALIGFQEGLSSPVFGLGIAVILIVIFDATGLRKYVGQHAESINKFIKDTGVRHRERVGHTKFEVIGGLTVGTGVGYILHLLM, from the coding sequence TTGTATTATTTTTTTGCTCCGGTAATAGGTTGGATAATAGCGGGTGTGATAAAATATTTAATAAATTATATACGCCATGGCAAGGAGGCCAAAAGACTTATAGGCAATGGTGGATTTCCAAGCAATCATACAACCACTGTAACTTCGGTCACAGCTCTCATTGGTTTTCAGGAAGGATTGAGCTCCCCGGTATTTGGGCTAGGTATTGCCGTAATTCTCATTGTGATTTTTGATGCAACGGGATTAAGAAAGTATGTGGGCCAGCATGCCGAAAGTATAAATAAATTTATCAAAGATACGGGAGTAAGGCACAGAGAGAGGGTCGGACATACGAAATTTGAAGTTATAGGTGGCTTAACGGTAGGAACAGGTGTAGGTTATATCCTGCATCTTTTAATGTAG
- a CDS encoding glycosyltransferase family 4 protein, whose amino-acid sequence MKILIVLNYYWPYISGLSECARSLAEELAKDHDVTVLTSKHKKDLAGFETINGVKVIRKNILFHISKGYISPSFIFSFMALKKNADVVNLHLPMAEAGLFGRLTPERKLVLTYHCDINLSPSLFGRLITKAMDLSSVVSLKKASSIVVSSKDYARYSRILPRYEDKLQEIHPTSPFYKEISNQTKTDVSNYINIGFCGRIVEEKGIDILLKAAPIVKKSIPNARFLIAGDYKAVAGGSVYDKLKETIGWDESYVTFLGKLTQRQLKDFYNSLDLFVLPSINSLEAFGMVQVEAMLSGVPVVASNLPGVREIVRQTGMGRIVEVSNVEALAAGIIDVILNKEVYIKERTVVEERFGIESAVKKYIALFQKNQNI is encoded by the coding sequence ATGAAGATATTAATCGTGTTAAATTATTATTGGCCATACATTAGCGGTCTTTCGGAATGTGCCCGTTCGCTAGCTGAAGAATTGGCAAAAGATCATGATGTTACAGTATTAACCTCTAAACATAAAAAAGATTTGGCAGGATTTGAAACGATAAACGGGGTAAAGGTAATTCGCAAAAATATATTGTTTCATATAAGCAAAGGTTATATCAGTCCTTCGTTTATTTTTTCATTTATGGCATTAAAAAAAAATGCAGACGTTGTAAATTTGCATCTGCCAATGGCTGAAGCGGGGTTATTTGGTCGGTTAACTCCTGAGAGGAAACTGGTGCTTACTTATCACTGTGATATAAATTTATCGCCTTCTCTCTTTGGCCGTTTAATAACCAAGGCAATGGATCTTTCATCTGTGGTAAGTTTAAAAAAAGCATCCAGTATAGTCGTTTCCAGCAAAGATTATGCCCGATATTCCAGAATTCTCCCTAGGTATGAAGACAAACTGCAGGAGATCCATCCAACATCGCCATTTTATAAAGAAATTTCTAATCAGACAAAAACGGATGTTTCGAATTATATAAATATTGGTTTCTGCGGAAGGATTGTAGAGGAGAAAGGAATTGATATACTCTTAAAGGCCGCGCCAATAGTAAAAAAGTCCATTCCGAACGCTAGATTCTTAATCGCCGGAGATTATAAAGCGGTTGCGGGTGGGAGTGTGTATGATAAGCTTAAAGAAACCATAGGTTGGGATGAATCCTATGTGACTTTTTTAGGGAAATTGACGCAAAGACAGCTTAAAGATTTTTACAATTCCCTGGATCTCTTTGTTCTTCCAAGCATAAACTCCTTAGAAGCATTTGGAATGGTTCAAGTTGAAGCCATGCTATCAGGTGTTCCTGTAGTTGCGTCGAATCTTCCTGGCGTGCGGGAAATCGTTAGACAAACGGGGATGGGGAGAATTGTTGAAGTTTCGAATGTCGAAGCTTTGGCTGCTGGCATAATCGATGTAATTTTAAATAAAGAGGTTTACATTAAGGAAAGAACCGTTGTTGAGGAACGTTTTGGAATAGAAAGTGCTGTTAAGAAGTACATTGCTTTATTTCAAAAAAACCAAAATATTTAA
- a CDS encoding EamA family transporter: MIAIIFFILLTGASGPPLIKYGAMKETSRISALANGDILAGLAVIFNPYILIGLFMYFVSALLWIIVLSKYDLSFVNPLLSVNYIFSLVIGYYVFQEAINMYRILGVFIIVAGVVLITLKG; encoded by the coding sequence ATGATAGCTATCATTTTCTTTATTTTGCTGACAGGTGCAAGCGGCCCTCCCTTGATCAAATACGGAGCCATGAAAGAGACATCTCGAATCTCGGCGTTGGCCAATGGAGATATCCTTGCAGGGCTTGCGGTGATATTCAACCCTTATATCCTAATTGGTTTATTTATGTACTTCGTCAGCGCTCTATTATGGATTATAGTTTTATCAAAATATGATCTTAGCTTTGTAAATCCGTTACTGTCCGTGAACTACATTTTTTCTTTGGTTATCGGCTATTATGTATTTCAGGAAGCGATTAATATGTACCGCATTTTAGGGGTGTTTATAATTGTCGCGGGAGTTGTACTAATTACCCTGAAAGGATAA
- a CDS encoding glycosyltransferase, whose amino-acid sequence MRLLIDVQTLYTNEKNRGIGIYTYNWLKNIVTKDKASRFFLMRKKNNTWQFTFVSEFLSLDDRINRDQYWEESDINEFILRNKIDIIHFTSPFMFDIEVPDMTQLKVKKTYLVYDLIPIIMKEHYYDTWPDHIRKIYDERCKIVSKADLILTISQASKNDLVQRLSINPGRIEVIYASTNEELYQNSRTGMEPDILEEELGLSSPFIYSLTGYDVRKNNKGLIKAFSNISSAYPELKLVISGIKNDLEQNEFKQYASSINAPVDRIIFLGFVSEECLVALYRECEVFVFPSLYEGFGLPVLEAMRVGAPVITTNCSSLVEVAGEAAILVKPDDDEELVQALHSVLEDSTVKQQLKEKSLKQSQFFNWNNVTLDSMQTLKKLLNNIMEETTNGKPILAFVSPLAPQVSGIADYSEEMLIYLRDYFEIKIIVNGITPSNAFISENFEVIDVKKQQSRLDSISYRLYHMGNNELHDWIYELLKKYPGTVLLHDLNLFGFFMHTTFVKGFKEQFRNELTYAYGPEGFEAGRQLLENGTYPNSQQFPLFHKVVDLSNGLIVHSKWLKETIETSASFTGDIKVVPHGVAFDPSLESPQVDEMRNHLRMDPKKFTIGVFGNMIPNKRIDVIIRCFASLLKTNPNTDLYIVGHAEQNVKQDLLKLVKHFGISHNVKFIYSPDIIDFKRYIMASNLCINLRWPTMGETSGTLTRALGYGIPCIVSNVGSYQEYPDNCVWKVDCDVYEEELLLAYLLELVNNKGIRSDMSQRALEFIKSCDFKNTTKEISHFILRK is encoded by the coding sequence ATGAGGCTGCTTATTGATGTGCAAACTTTATATACAAATGAAAAAAATAGAGGCATAGGCATTTATACTTATAATTGGCTTAAAAATATCGTTACCAAGGATAAAGCATCGCGTTTTTTCCTAATGAGAAAAAAAAACAATACATGGCAATTTACGTTTGTTTCGGAATTTCTTTCGTTGGATGATAGGATCAATCGAGATCAATATTGGGAAGAATCAGATATTAACGAATTTATATTGAGAAACAAGATAGATATTATCCATTTTACCAGTCCATTTATGTTCGATATTGAAGTGCCTGATATGACGCAATTAAAGGTAAAAAAAACCTACCTTGTTTACGACCTAATCCCGATTATAATGAAGGAACATTACTATGACACTTGGCCTGATCATATTAGAAAAATCTATGACGAACGATGTAAAATCGTTTCGAAGGCCGATTTAATTTTAACGATATCCCAAGCCTCCAAGAACGATTTGGTCCAGAGATTAAGTATTAACCCAGGCAGGATTGAAGTGATTTATGCGTCAACCAATGAGGAATTGTATCAGAATTCAAGAACCGGCATGGAACCTGATATTCTTGAGGAAGAATTAGGCTTGAGTTCTCCTTTTATTTATTCTTTAACTGGATATGATGTTAGAAAAAATAATAAGGGTCTTATCAAAGCTTTTTCTAATATATCTTCCGCATATCCCGAACTAAAGTTAGTGATTAGCGGGATAAAGAATGATCTTGAACAAAACGAATTTAAACAATACGCATCATCTATAAATGCTCCGGTTGACAGAATTATCTTTTTGGGTTTTGTGAGCGAAGAATGTTTGGTTGCATTATATAGAGAATGTGAAGTATTTGTTTTTCCCTCCCTTTACGAAGGCTTTGGTTTGCCCGTATTGGAAGCGATGAGGGTAGGGGCTCCTGTTATAACGACAAATTGCTCCTCATTAGTAGAAGTAGCCGGAGAGGCTGCTATATTGGTCAAACCTGATGATGATGAGGAATTGGTTCAGGCCCTCCATAGTGTTTTGGAGGATTCAACGGTCAAGCAACAATTGAAGGAGAAAAGCTTAAAGCAATCCCAATTTTTTAATTGGAATAACGTAACGCTTGATAGTATGCAAACTTTAAAAAAACTTTTGAATAATATAATGGAGGAAACGACAAACGGCAAGCCAATATTGGCATTCGTTAGTCCGCTTGCTCCTCAAGTATCCGGAATAGCAGATTACAGCGAAGAAATGTTGATCTATCTTAGAGATTATTTTGAAATTAAAATAATTGTAAATGGTATAACACCGTCAAATGCATTTATATCGGAGAACTTTGAAGTTATTGATGTAAAAAAACAACAGTCGAGGTTAGACTCCATTTCCTATCGTCTCTATCATATGGGAAATAATGAGTTGCACGATTGGATTTACGAATTGCTTAAGAAATACCCGGGAACGGTTTTGCTGCATGATTTGAATCTTTTTGGGTTCTTTATGCATACTACGTTTGTAAAAGGATTTAAAGAACAATTCCGTAATGAACTAACTTATGCATATGGCCCGGAAGGATTTGAAGCAGGCAGACAGCTATTAGAGAACGGCACGTATCCGAATAGTCAGCAATTCCCGTTATTCCACAAAGTTGTTGATTTAAGCAATGGTTTGATCGTTCATAGCAAATGGCTAAAGGAAACGATAGAAACATCAGCTTCATTTACCGGCGATATTAAAGTCGTTCCGCATGGGGTTGCTTTCGATCCAAGCCTAGAATCGCCTCAAGTGGATGAGATGAGAAACCATCTCAGAATGGATCCCAAAAAATTTACTATCGGCGTGTTTGGTAATATGATTCCAAACAAGCGGATAGATGTTATCATTCGATGTTTTGCAAGTTTATTAAAAACAAATCCGAACACGGATTTATATATAGTTGGTCACGCTGAACAAAATGTAAAGCAGGATTTGTTAAAGCTCGTAAAACATTTTGGCATTTCACATAATGTGAAATTTATTTATTCGCCGGATATTATAGATTTCAAGCGATATATTATGGCTAGTAATCTATGTATTAACTTAAGATGGCCAACTATGGGAGAGACTTCGGGAACTTTAACGCGTGCACTAGGCTACGGTATTCCTTGTATCGTTTCGAATGTAGGTTCATATCAAGAATATCCGGATAATTGTGTTTGGAAGGTCGACTGCGATGTTTATGAGGAGGAGTTATTGTTAGCATACTTACTGGAATTGGTAAATAATAAAGGGATAAGAAGTGATATGAGTCAGCGTGCTCTTGAATTTATTAAATCTTGTGATTTTAAGAATACGACAAAGGAAATCTCGCACTTTATTTTGCGTAAATAA
- a CDS encoding glycosyltransferase family 4 protein — MKIAVVTPWFSDSISGGAERFAGGIAKSLLNAGCNVEILTTCGRDSFWDWGKDYYNEGLSVVGELKIRRFSLRKRNLELYEQLMGKMIQKNKLSYTEEMQLLLETVNSDSMYNFIDNNANEYIFIFIPYLYGTTFWGSKIKPSHSFIVPCVHDEDMAYFSSIGHMFQRSQGLLFNTIEEKEFTLQLHGIAEEDCIVSGGGVELASKPNPETFKQKYKISGDYFVYVGRQVSGKNVPQLLEFFSRYNEEIRPDVKLVFVGKGEEQLVEVMKNSPNIVHIGEVDDQDKYDAMAGALALIQPSLMESFSIVIMESWLCGTPVIVHELCAVTKGHCVRSGGGSFYKDYESFKNLMQEFSSPKLNLKEMGEKGRQYVEQFYTWPKTAERILNFFDSKGFNKEELIS; from the coding sequence ATGAAAATTGCAGTTGTTACTCCATGGTTCTCGGATAGTATTTCTGGAGGGGCAGAGCGATTTGCCGGCGGGATTGCCAAGAGTTTATTGAATGCGGGTTGTAATGTTGAGATTCTGACTACTTGTGGCAGAGATTCTTTTTGGGACTGGGGGAAGGACTATTATAATGAGGGTTTATCCGTTGTAGGTGAGTTAAAAATTAGACGGTTTTCCCTAAGAAAAAGAAATCTGGAGTTATACGAGCAGTTAATGGGGAAGATGATACAAAAAAATAAATTGTCTTATACAGAAGAAATGCAGTTATTGCTGGAAACGGTCAACAGTGACTCAATGTATAATTTTATAGATAATAATGCAAATGAGTATATCTTTATTTTTATTCCATATCTTTATGGAACTACCTTTTGGGGGAGTAAAATCAAGCCATCCCACTCTTTCATTGTACCCTGTGTACATGATGAGGATATGGCTTATTTCAGTTCAATCGGTCATATGTTTCAGCGGTCACAAGGTTTATTGTTCAATACAATAGAGGAAAAAGAATTTACTTTGCAGTTGCATGGAATTGCTGAAGAAGACTGCATTGTTTCAGGTGGAGGAGTAGAGCTTGCATCAAAGCCTAACCCGGAGACATTTAAACAAAAGTATAAAATTAGTGGCGACTATTTTGTATATGTTGGACGTCAAGTATCTGGGAAGAATGTTCCCCAGCTTCTTGAATTTTTTTCTCGTTACAATGAAGAGATTCGCCCGGACGTTAAGCTCGTATTTGTAGGCAAGGGAGAGGAACAGCTTGTTGAAGTGATGAAAAACTCTCCTAACATTGTTCACATTGGAGAAGTAGATGATCAGGATAAATACGATGCGATGGCAGGAGCTCTTGCACTCATCCAGCCATCGCTAATGGAGAGCTTTTCAATTGTAATTATGGAAAGTTGGCTTTGTGGCACTCCGGTTATCGTTCATGAATTATGTGCAGTAACAAAGGGACACTGCGTGAGGAGTGGCGGCGGATCATTCTATAAGGATTATGAAAGCTTTAAAAATTTGATGCAAGAGTTTTCATCTCCAAAGCTCAATCTTAAGGAAATGGGAGAGAAAGGCCGCCAATATGTTGAGCAGTTTTATACGTGGCCCAAAACAGCAGAACGTATATTAAATTTTTTTGACTCCAAGGGTTTTAATAAGGAGGAATTGATTTCATGA
- a CDS encoding class I SAM-dependent methyltransferase produces MRKTFTPGDVMNQIRTVVRQDKVNFLENEPSINELQDSTPVGEQMQKLNQQLKRLSQRVTPNMPVAFVEPQLVSRFKLLGKVLVPIRKFGTRLFTKWYVDVFSHQQKYLNQEIWFGLNAAVEALNNQTRVISHLKEKNASLQNELFKQDELLHALRDELLKVKKQIEDEKRMDFDYSTFANKFSAEPDEVKRIYSKYMPYFQNSEVVVDLGCGKGYFLELLQEHGIRGYGVDSNPRLIEECVSKGFQAEVNDVLNFLSEAKDSCLDGIFVGHVIEHLSVKHKIEFIQLLYRKLKKDGTLVIETPNTTSTYVMHNVYYLDPTHEKPLFPEALKHLFEITGFTVVASFLSEEIVPKINEANHFYNFSLVLKK; encoded by the coding sequence ATGAGAAAAACATTCACCCCTGGGGATGTTATGAATCAAATAAGAACTGTCGTGCGCCAAGATAAGGTAAATTTCCTTGAAAATGAACCTTCAATTAATGAGCTGCAGGATAGCACACCGGTTGGAGAGCAAATGCAAAAGCTAAATCAGCAATTAAAAAGATTATCTCAGCGGGTAACCCCCAATATGCCCGTCGCTTTTGTAGAACCTCAGTTAGTATCAAGATTTAAATTATTAGGAAAAGTACTTGTTCCGATTCGGAAATTCGGAACCCGATTATTTACAAAATGGTATGTAGATGTTTTCTCACATCAACAAAAGTACTTGAATCAAGAAATATGGTTTGGATTAAATGCAGCTGTTGAAGCGCTTAATAATCAGACGAGAGTTATTTCTCATCTTAAGGAAAAGAATGCTTCATTACAAAATGAATTATTTAAACAGGATGAACTGCTCCATGCACTGAGAGACGAATTGCTAAAAGTTAAGAAACAGATTGAAGATGAAAAAAGAATGGATTTCGATTATTCCACATTTGCAAATAAATTTAGTGCAGAGCCAGACGAAGTAAAGCGAATCTATTCGAAATATATGCCATATTTTCAAAATAGCGAAGTGGTAGTTGATTTGGGGTGCGGGAAAGGTTACTTCCTAGAACTACTTCAAGAGCATGGAATTCGCGGATACGGAGTTGACTCTAACCCACGCTTAATTGAGGAATGTGTCTCCAAAGGCTTCCAAGCTGAAGTCAACGATGTGCTTAATTTCCTATCGGAGGCCAAGGATAGCTGTTTGGACGGTATATTTGTCGGACACGTCATTGAACATTTATCTGTCAAGCATAAAATAGAATTTATTCAATTACTTTATAGAAAGTTAAAAAAAGACGGAACTCTTGTAATTGAGACTCCGAATACTACTTCAACTTATGTAATGCATAATGTATATTACCTGGACCCAACACACGAAAAACCTCTTTTCCCGGAGGCATTAAAGCACTTGTTTGAAATAACAGGCTTCACGGTAGTAGCTTCTTTTTTGAGTGAGGAAATTGTTCCGAAAATAAATGAAGCCAATCACTTCTACAATTTTTCTCTTGTCTTAAAAAAATAA